One window from the genome of Streptococcus halotolerans encodes:
- the thiT gene encoding energy-coupled thiamine transporter ThiT yields MSKNLSALVEAAIFAALAMLLSFIPDFANWFSPSFGAIPLIVLALRRGPKYGLLSGLLWGLMHFVLGKVYYLAFSQVLIEYILAFVSMGLAGIFANSFQTAIRSKQTKTAIITGLLASLLAVGVRYFWHFLAGVIFWGSYAPKGMSALWYSLSVNGIAGLATLILVVTSLVLLVSAQANRIFLPK; encoded by the coding sequence ATGTCGAAAAATCTTAGTGCCTTAGTGGAAGCGGCCATCTTTGCTGCCTTAGCAATGTTGCTCTCCTTTATACCTGATTTTGCAAACTGGTTCTCTCCCTCCTTTGGCGCCATACCATTGATTGTCCTTGCACTACGTCGTGGTCCAAAATATGGACTATTATCCGGATTGCTTTGGGGGCTCATGCATTTTGTTCTTGGAAAAGTTTACTATTTAGCTTTCTCTCAAGTATTAATAGAATATATCCTAGCTTTTGTTTCAATGGGCTTGGCAGGTATTTTTGCCAATTCCTTTCAAACGGCTATTCGGTCAAAGCAAACCAAAACAGCCATTATCACTGGTCTTTTGGCTAGTTTACTAGCCGTCGGTGTACGATACTTCTGGCATTTCCTAGCAGGAGTTATTTTCTGGGGATCATACGCTCCCAAAGGGATGTCAGCCCTCTGGTACTCCTTGAGTGTCAATGGTATTGCTGGCCTAGCAACGCTCATTCTTGTAGTCACTAGCCTGGTTCTCTTAGTATCAGCTCAGGCTAATAGGATCTTTCTCCCTAAATAA
- a CDS encoding DUF368 domain-containing protein, protein MFAWLSRLAKGIIIALGFILPGVSGGVLASILGLYQKIIAFLAHPTRDFLKNILFFLPVGIGGILGIALFSTPLEWLLANHQVATLWAFTGAIVGTLPSLWQEATSDGHRDRTDWGILVVTFVVSGLLLFFLNDLVGTIPASFASFILAGALIALGVLVPGLSPSNLLLIMGLYSPMLIGFKTLDLTGVFLPIAIGGAITMILFSKVMDYALENYHSRVYHFILGLVTSSTLLIILPNPRSAESISYAGAGFSTFVFSFILFVAGIALGAWMSRLEGKYKK, encoded by the coding sequence ATGTTTGCATGGCTTAGCCGCTTGGCTAAAGGTATTATTATTGCACTTGGTTTTATCCTGCCAGGTGTCTCTGGTGGTGTACTAGCATCCATTTTGGGACTTTACCAAAAAATCATTGCGTTTTTAGCTCATCCGACTCGTGATTTTCTTAAAAATATTCTCTTTTTCCTACCGGTTGGTATTGGGGGTATTCTAGGCATCGCCCTGTTTTCAACGCCACTTGAGTGGTTATTAGCCAATCATCAAGTCGCTACCCTTTGGGCTTTTACTGGAGCTATCGTTGGGACTCTTCCCTCACTTTGGCAAGAAGCCACTTCTGACGGTCATCGTGACAGAACCGATTGGGGCATTTTAGTGGTCACTTTCGTCGTTTCAGGACTCCTTTTGTTCTTCCTCAACGACTTAGTCGGTACCATTCCAGCAAGCTTTGCTAGTTTCATCTTGGCTGGGGCACTTATTGCTCTGGGAGTTCTAGTCCCTGGCCTAAGCCCATCCAACCTTCTCTTAATTATGGGACTCTACAGTCCTATGCTTATAGGCTTTAAAACTTTGGATTTAACGGGTGTTTTTCTTCCCATCGCTATCGGTGGAGCCATCACCATGATTCTCTTTTCAAAAGTGATGGATTATGCGCTCGAAAACTATCACTCTCGTGTTTATCATTTTATTTTAGGTTTGGTAACATCAAGTACCCTTTTAATTATTTTGCCGAATCCTCGTTCAGCTGAAAGCATTTCCTATGCAGGTGCAGGTTTTAGTACCTTCGTCTTTTCTTTCATCTTATTTGTAGCAGGGATTGCTCTAGGTGCTTGGATGAGTCGTCTTGAAGGAAAATACAAAAAATGA
- the lysS gene encoding lysine--tRNA ligase: MSKEHIEELNDQEIVRREKMTALAEQGIDPFGKRFERTANSGELKAKYADKSKEDLHDINETAIVAGRLMTKRGKGKVGFAHLQDREGQIQLYVRKDTVGEDNYEIFKKADLGDFLGVEGEIMRTDMGELSIKATKLTHLSKALRPLPEKFHGLTDVETIYRKRHLDLISNRESFDRFVTRSKIISEMRRYLDGLGFLEVETPVLHNEAGGAAARPFVTHHNAQNIDMVLRIATELHLKRLIVGGMERVYEIGRIFRNEGMDATHNPEFTSIEVYQAYADYQDIMDLTEGIIQHVTKAVKGDESVIYQDTEIKINEPFKRVHMVDAIKEITGVDFWQEMTLDEAVDLAKEKKVPLEKHFTSVGHIINAFFEEFVEETLIQPTFIYGHPVEVSPLAKKNDKDSRFTDRFELFIMTKEYGNAFTELNDPIDQLSRFEAQAQAKELGDDEATGIDYDYVEALEYGMPPTGGLGIGIDRLCMLLTDTTTIRDVLLFPTMK, from the coding sequence ATGTCTAAAGAACATATTGAAGAATTAAATGACCAAGAGATTGTCCGTCGCGAAAAAATGACAGCACTAGCTGAACAAGGAATCGACCCATTTGGTAAACGTTTTGAGCGTACTGCAAATTCCGGAGAATTAAAAGCAAAATACGCTGATAAGAGCAAGGAAGATTTGCATGATATCAACGAAACTGCTATTGTAGCAGGTCGTTTGATGACGAAACGCGGTAAAGGTAAGGTTGGGTTTGCTCACCTTCAAGACCGTGAAGGGCAGATTCAGCTTTATGTTCGTAAGGATACTGTTGGTGAAGACAATTACGAGATTTTTAAAAAAGCTGACCTAGGTGACTTTCTTGGTGTAGAAGGCGAAATCATGCGCACAGACATGGGTGAGTTGTCTATCAAGGCTACAAAATTGACCCACCTTTCAAAAGCTCTTCGTCCCCTTCCTGAGAAATTCCACGGATTGACAGACGTTGAAACGATTTATCGCAAACGCCACCTTGATTTGATTTCCAACCGTGAAAGCTTCGATCGTTTCGTTACACGTTCAAAAATCATTTCTGAAATGCGTCGTTATCTTGATGGTCTTGGCTTCCTTGAAGTAGAAACTCCTGTTCTTCACAATGAAGCTGGGGGTGCTGCGGCTCGTCCTTTTGTCACTCACCATAATGCTCAAAACATTGACATGGTACTTCGTATTGCGACTGAGTTGCATTTAAAACGTCTTATCGTCGGTGGTATGGAGCGCGTTTATGAAATCGGACGTATTTTCCGTAACGAAGGAATGGATGCTACCCATAACCCTGAATTCACCTCTATCGAAGTCTACCAAGCTTATGCAGACTATCAAGATATCATGGATTTGACAGAAGGTATTATCCAACATGTCACTAAGGCCGTTAAAGGCGATGAGTCAGTTATTTATCAAGACACTGAAATCAAGATTAATGAGCCATTTAAACGCGTCCACATGGTTGATGCTATTAAAGAAATTACTGGAGTTGACTTCTGGCAAGAAATGACTCTAGACGAAGCAGTAGATCTTGCTAAGGAGAAAAAAGTTCCGCTTGAAAAGCATTTTACTTCTGTTGGTCACATCATCAACGCTTTCTTTGAAGAATTCGTCGAAGAAACACTGATCCAGCCAACGTTCATCTATGGGCATCCTGTTGAAGTCTCACCACTTGCTAAGAAAAATGATAAAGATTCACGCTTCACAGACCGCTTCGAACTCTTTATCATGACTAAAGAATATGGTAACGCCTTTACAGAACTTAACGATCCAATTGATCAGTTGTCACGTTTCGAAGCCCAAGCACAAGCTAAAGAACTTGGTGACGACGAAGCAACTGGTATCGACTATGATTACGTCGAAGCCCTCGAATACGGTATGCCACCAACAGGTGGACTTGGTATCGGAATTGACCGTCTCTGCATGCTATTAACAGATACCACAACTATTCGTGATGTGTTACTGTTCCCAACGATGAAATAA
- a CDS encoding histidine phosphatase family protein, which yields MKLYFVRHGRTQWNAEGRFQGANGDSPLLEDSYDTIVKLGQRLTNVHFDKVYSSDLKRATDTARLIMDHNHSPKDIIETKALREWNLGKLEGQKISLIEAIYPSQIHAFRHNLGVFRAQNFDAESVYQATHRLKIFLQENIDKNLDNILLVGHGAHLTASIRSLLGFEPALLRANGGLDNASLTILETDDLKHYTLKLWNDTSHYNN from the coding sequence ATGAAACTATATTTTGTACGACATGGTAGAACCCAATGGAATGCGGAAGGACGTTTTCAAGGTGCAAACGGTGACTCTCCCCTGCTTGAAGACTCCTACGATACCATTGTAAAATTAGGACAACGATTAACAAATGTTCACTTCGACAAAGTCTATTCAAGTGATTTGAAACGAGCTACAGACACCGCTAGATTGATCATGGATCACAATCATTCTCCCAAGGATATTATCGAAACAAAAGCCTTGAGAGAATGGAACCTTGGTAAACTTGAGGGACAAAAAATCAGTCTCATTGAAGCTATTTACCCCTCTCAAATCCATGCGTTCCGCCACAATCTAGGTGTCTTTAGAGCACAAAACTTTGATGCAGAATCAGTCTATCAGGCAACCCATCGTCTAAAAATTTTCTTACAAGAGAATATCGATAAGAACCTTGACAACATACTTCTTGTCGGACACGGTGCTCACCTGACAGCTTCTATTCGAAGTCTACTTGGATTTGAACCAGCTTTATTACGAGCAAATGGCGGCTTGGACAATGCCAGTTTGACTATATTAGAAACTGATGACTTAAAACACTATACTTTAAAACTCTGGAATGATACCAGTCATTATAATAACTAA
- a CDS encoding glycoside hydrolase family 25 protein — protein sequence MRKRIKPPVALILLGLPILILVIAKSYAMFARSVQLNAAKATIPTISSAPKGKTATSTEKEEAITSLDPIIDISGWQLPEEIDYDTLSKNISGVIVRVFGGSGIGIDNNATNAKGVDKSYKKHIQEFQKRGIPVAVYAYVMGTSVKEMKEEARILYKKSKPYKPTYYWLDVEEKTMDNMNKGVEAFRSELEKQGAKNIGIYIGTYFMEEHRIAIDKFDAIWFPTYGTDSGYYEEDPNTHLDYDLHQYTSQGYLDGFDKPLDLNQIASNQDIGSTYKKLFGRKPSREAQE from the coding sequence ATGAGAAAGAGAATTAAGCCACCGGTTGCTTTGATACTCTTAGGTTTACCTATTTTGATATTGGTAATTGCAAAATCTTATGCTATGTTTGCCCGCTCAGTGCAATTAAATGCTGCCAAGGCGACCATACCAACCATAAGTAGTGCCCCTAAAGGTAAAACAGCAACAAGTACAGAAAAAGAAGAAGCGATTACTTCCCTTGACCCCATCATTGACATTTCTGGATGGCAATTGCCTGAAGAAATTGACTACGACACCCTATCAAAAAATATTTCTGGGGTAATTGTTCGTGTCTTTGGAGGATCAGGTATTGGAATTGATAATAATGCTACCAACGCTAAAGGCGTTGATAAATCTTATAAAAAACATATCCAGGAATTTCAAAAACGTGGTATCCCTGTCGCAGTCTATGCCTATGTCATGGGAACTAGTGTTAAAGAGATGAAAGAGGAAGCCCGTATCCTCTATAAAAAGTCTAAGCCTTACAAACCAACCTACTACTGGTTAGATGTTGAAGAAAAAACGATGGACAATATGAACAAGGGTGTGGAAGCCTTCCGAAGTGAACTTGAAAAACAAGGAGCAAAAAATATCGGTATCTACATTGGAACTTATTTTATGGAGGAACATCGTATCGCCATTGATAAGTTTGATGCCATTTGGTTCCCAACCTACGGTACTGACTCAGGTTACTACGAAGAGGATCCCAATACACACCTCGACTATGATCTCCATCAGTACACCTCTCAAGGCTACCTTGACGGTTTTGATAAACCACTTGATTTGAATCAGATTGCTAGTAACCAAGATATCGGATCAACTTATAAGAAATTATTCGGTAGAAAACCTAGTAGAGAGGCACAAGAGTAA
- a CDS encoding YccF domain-containing protein: protein MSFIGNVIWFLFAGLWAFIIWSFIGILLCVTIVGIPLGLQCFKIARFGLFPFGKEVILSNRGSSLFLNLIWILLFGWELALLHLTSAFFLCITIIGIPFAKQCLKLTQISLFPFGITIIKE, encoded by the coding sequence ATGTCATTTATTGGAAATGTTATTTGGTTCTTGTTTGCTGGTCTTTGGGCTTTTATCATCTGGTCATTCATTGGTATTCTGCTTTGTGTCACCATTGTTGGGATACCTTTAGGTCTGCAATGTTTCAAGATTGCCCGTTTTGGTCTTTTCCCTTTTGGAAAAGAAGTAATCCTCTCTAATAGAGGATCGAGTCTATTTCTCAATCTTATCTGGATTCTTCTCTTTGGTTGGGAATTGGCGCTACTTCACTTAACGTCTGCCTTCTTCCTTTGCATCACTATTATTGGCATTCCTTTTGCCAAGCAATGTTTGAAACTAACCCAAATTAGCCTTTTTCCCTTTGGCATAACAATTATCAAGGAGTAA
- a CDS encoding N-acetylmuramoyl-L-alanine amidase family protein, whose translation MQRYQKRHKPSNQNKQKIIALLSLIVIVLTGLTVFQYFKSKEQLHYQTHQLANITHEQKLFDSQFRQASNPFSQQETVTITAYREKRVKGTTHLFAGFTVNGRQYYTLANQLAITQENPINQSVADLGYPKIKGSKQMIKRFAKMPYLNPSRQPKGIIIHETGNDGSTIDDEIHYMKANYQSSGVFVHSFIDASHILMIADPNFMAQGAGPKANPSYIQFEMTRENSSEGFSRQLANAAYYTAKQLHHYHLPLTVAQKDGQGTIWTHDMVSRYLGGTDHTDPVDYWTSMANYYWGVDYTVDDFAQLVQTYYNQL comes from the coding sequence ATGCAAAGATACCAAAAACGGCATAAGCCTTCTAACCAAAACAAGCAAAAAATAATCGCTCTACTCTCTCTCATCGTTATTGTGTTAACTGGATTGACGGTATTCCAGTATTTCAAGTCTAAAGAGCAACTCCACTATCAGACGCATCAACTGGCTAACATTACTCACGAGCAAAAACTATTTGATTCCCAATTCCGGCAAGCTAGCAACCCATTTTCTCAACAGGAAACAGTTACCATCACTGCTTATCGGGAAAAACGGGTCAAAGGAACCACTCATCTCTTTGCTGGTTTTACGGTTAATGGCCGGCAATATTATACCCTAGCCAACCAACTGGCTATTACTCAAGAAAATCCTATTAACCAATCTGTTGCTGACTTAGGCTATCCCAAAATCAAAGGTTCCAAACAGATGATCAAGCGTTTTGCAAAAATGCCCTATCTCAATCCTAGCCGCCAACCAAAAGGTATTATTATTCACGAAACTGGCAATGACGGGTCAACTATCGATGATGAAATTCATTACATGAAAGCAAATTATCAATCATCCGGTGTCTTTGTCCATAGCTTCATCGATGCCAGCCACATTTTAATGATTGCAGATCCTAATTTTATGGCACAAGGTGCTGGCCCTAAGGCAAATCCTAGCTATATCCAATTCGAAATGACCAGAGAAAACAGTTCAGAAGGTTTTTCAAGACAGTTAGCTAACGCAGCTTACTACACTGCTAAACAATTGCATCATTACCATCTACCACTCACGGTAGCTCAAAAAGATGGACAAGGAACCATCTGGACTCATGATATGGTCTCTAGGTATCTCGGAGGTACTGATCACACTGATCCTGTCGACTATTGGACTAGCATGGCCAATTATTACTGGGGAGTAGATTATACTGTTGATGATTTCGCACAACTGGTTCAAACCTATTATAATCAGCTATAA
- the pepF gene encoding oligoendopeptidase F: MELKKRSEFPENELWDLTALYKDRQDFLLAIEKALEDIDVFVRNYQNKLDSVDDFTQALMELEQIYIQMSHIETYAFMPQTTDFSSEEFAEIAKAGDDFATKANVALSFFDTALATADSAILEELEGNPHFSAAIRQAKIRKEHLLDPQVEKALSNLREVLDAPYDIYTKMRAGDFAMEDFEVDGKTYQNSFVTYENFYQNHENAEVRDKAFRSFSKGLRQHQNAAAAAYLSKVKSEKLIADMRGYDSVYDYLLADQEVDRTLFDRQIDLIMSEFGPVAQKYLKHVADVNGLDKMTFADWKLDIDADLNPEVSIDQAYDLVMKSVAPLGQEYIKEVERYQTERWVDFAANENKDSGGYAADPYKIHPYVLMSWTGRMSDVYTLIHEIGHSGQFIFSDNHQSYFNTHMSTYYVEAPSTFNELLLSDYLENQFDNPRQKRFALAHRLTDTYFHNFITHLLEAAFQRKVYDLIEAGGTFGAETLNTFMKEVLTDFWGDAVDIDDDAALTWMRQSHYYMGLYSYTYSAGLVLSTAGFLNLKRNDNGAQEWLDFLKSGGSQTPLDTAMIIGADISTEKPLRDTIQFLSDTVDQIIAYSQELDRA; this comes from the coding sequence ATGGAATTAAAAAAACGTTCAGAATTTCCTGAAAATGAACTTTGGGATTTAACTGCTCTCTACAAAGACCGCCAAGATTTTCTATTAGCCATTGAAAAAGCTTTAGAGGATATTGATGTCTTCGTCCGTAATTATCAAAACAAGCTGGATTCAGTTGATGATTTCACGCAGGCACTCATGGAATTAGAGCAAATCTATATCCAAATGAGTCATATTGAAACATATGCCTTCATGCCTCAAACAACCGACTTTTCAAGTGAAGAATTTGCAGAAATCGCCAAAGCAGGCGATGATTTTGCTACCAAAGCCAACGTGGCTCTCAGTTTCTTTGATACTGCACTAGCAACAGCTGATTCAGCTATTTTAGAGGAATTAGAAGGCAACCCACACTTCAGCGCAGCTATTCGTCAAGCCAAAATCCGAAAAGAGCATCTTCTTGATCCTCAAGTTGAAAAAGCTTTATCAAACCTAAGAGAAGTGCTTGATGCTCCATATGACATTTACACCAAGATGCGTGCTGGTGATTTTGCCATGGAAGACTTCGAGGTTGATGGAAAAACTTATCAAAATTCCTTTGTCACCTATGAAAATTTCTACCAAAATCACGAAAATGCTGAAGTTCGTGACAAAGCATTTCGTTCTTTTTCAAAAGGTTTGAGACAACATCAAAACGCTGCTGCCGCTGCTTACCTATCCAAGGTTAAATCCGAAAAATTAATCGCCGACATGCGTGGTTACGATTCTGTCTATGACTACCTTTTGGCTGACCAAGAAGTTGACCGTACCCTATTTGATCGTCAAATAGACCTCATCATGTCTGAATTTGGACCGGTAGCTCAAAAATACCTCAAACATGTTGCTGACGTTAATGGTTTAGACAAAATGACCTTTGCTGACTGGAAATTGGACATTGATGCCGACCTCAATCCAGAAGTTTCCATTGATCAAGCTTACGACTTGGTTATGAAATCCGTCGCACCACTCGGGCAGGAATATATCAAAGAGGTCGAGCGCTACCAAACCGAACGCTGGGTTGATTTTGCTGCCAATGAAAACAAAGATTCTGGTGGCTATGCCGCTGACCCTTATAAAATTCACCCTTATGTCCTTATGAGTTGGACAGGCCGAATGTCAGACGTTTATACTTTAATTCATGAAATTGGTCATTCAGGCCAGTTCATTTTCTCTGATAACCACCAGTCTTACTTTAATACTCATATGTCAACTTATTACGTTGAAGCCCCATCTACCTTCAACGAGTTGCTGTTGAGCGACTATTTAGAAAACCAATTTGACAATCCACGTCAAAAACGTTTTGCCTTAGCCCATCGCTTAACAGACACTTACTTCCATAACTTCATCACGCACTTGCTTGAAGCCGCCTTTCAACGTAAAGTTTATGACTTGATTGAAGCAGGTGGTACCTTCGGTGCAGAAACGTTGAACACTTTCATGAAAGAAGTCTTAACCGATTTCTGGGGCGATGCTGTTGACATCGACGACGATGCCGCCTTGACTTGGATGCGCCAATCCCATTATTACATGGGACTCTATAGTTATACCTACTCTGCTGGGCTAGTTCTTTCAACAGCTGGCTTCCTCAATCTTAAGCGAAATGACAATGGCGCCCAAGAATGGCTGGACTTTCTAAAATCAGGTGGTAGTCAAACACCACTTGATACGGCTATGATCATTGGGGCTGATATTTCGACTGAAAAACCACTTCGTGACACTATCCAGTTCTTAAGCGATACGGTTGACCAAATCATTGCTTATAGTCAAGAGCTGGACCGCGCCTAA
- a CDS encoding DUF4430 domain-containing protein: MKKVLKPIVVASSLLLLAACSNDDANKKPESDEVKVTVSVKPQGEKADKKEVIVDKDDSVMDALEEAHDVEDDNGFVTEIDGHKQDPKKNLYWMYKVNGKMPNKGAEENTVKNGDKIEFYQEISK, from the coding sequence ATGAAGAAAGTGTTAAAACCAATCGTAGTCGCTAGTTCCTTGTTGCTATTAGCAGCATGCTCCAATGATGATGCTAATAAAAAACCAGAATCTGACGAAGTCAAGGTAACGGTATCTGTCAAACCGCAAGGAGAAAAGGCTGACAAAAAAGAAGTCATTGTTGATAAAGATGATTCGGTCATGGATGCCTTAGAAGAAGCGCATGACGTGGAAGATGATAATGGCTTTGTAACTGAGATTGATGGTCACAAACAAGACCCCAAGAAAAATCTTTATTGGATGTATAAAGTCAATGGAAAAATGCCCAATAAAGGTGCTGAAGAAAACACCGTCAAAAACGGCGATAAAATTGAATTTTACCAAGAAATTTCCAAATAA
- a CDS encoding ECF transporter S component, which produces MKNEKTSRLTIQNISKIAILSALCVVLRYAFSALPNIQPITALFMILVGVESLWLAFLVMALSMLISSFLLGFGLWVLFQTFSFGVILLIWKIVLIKKWNRYYLTFFSAVLAFLYGMIIDSVMAGFFKMPWWSYVLAGLPFNLNHALSTLVFYPILEHMLRRFYHEESVKTNRSR; this is translated from the coding sequence ATGAAAAATGAGAAAACATCACGCTTAACGATTCAAAATATTAGTAAAATAGCTATCTTATCCGCCTTGTGTGTGGTTTTACGTTATGCTTTTTCAGCCTTGCCTAATATCCAGCCGATCACAGCCTTGTTTATGATTTTAGTAGGAGTTGAAAGTTTGTGGCTTGCTTTTTTGGTGATGGCTTTGAGTATGCTGATTTCTTCCTTTTTACTAGGTTTTGGTCTCTGGGTTCTCTTCCAGACTTTCAGCTTTGGTGTCATTTTACTAATTTGGAAAATAGTGTTAATCAAAAAATGGAATCGTTATTATTTGACGTTTTTTTCAGCTGTTTTAGCCTTCTTGTATGGTATGATTATTGATAGTGTTATGGCTGGTTTCTTTAAAATGCCTTGGTGGTCCTATGTGCTGGCTGGACTCCCTTTTAATCTGAACCATGCCTTATCAACACTCGTATTTTACCCAATTTTAGAACATATGTTAAGGAGATTTTATCATGAAGAAAGTGTTAAAACCAATCGTAGTCGCTAG
- a CDS encoding aminoacyl-tRNA deacylase, with amino-acid sequence MSKKNKIKKTLVDQILDKAGIQHDSLVVNAKTGQLPEDIQREDIFKTLALIGDKTGPIIGIVPLTEHLSEKKLAKISGNKKVHMIPQKELQKTTGYVHGANNPVGIRQKHHFPIFIDEVALEKGKMVVSGGEIGRSIRVDSQTLADFVQAKFADIKE; translated from the coding sequence ATGAGTAAGAAGAATAAAATTAAAAAAACCTTAGTCGATCAAATTCTCGATAAGGCCGGTATCCAGCATGATAGTCTTGTCGTCAATGCTAAGACAGGCCAACTTCCAGAAGATATCCAAAGAGAGGATATTTTTAAAACACTCGCTTTAATCGGAGACAAAACCGGCCCAATCATTGGTATTGTCCCCTTAACAGAACATTTATCTGAGAAGAAACTGGCTAAGATTTCTGGTAATAAAAAAGTTCACATGATTCCTCAAAAAGAGCTGCAAAAAACAACTGGCTATGTCCACGGTGCTAACAATCCCGTTGGCATTCGTCAGAAGCACCATTTTCCTATCTTTATTGATGAGGTGGCTCTTGAAAAAGGAAAAATGGTTGTATCTGGTGGCGAAATTGGTCGGTCCATTAGGGTTGATAGCCAAACCTTAGCCGATTTTGTTCAAGCGAAATTTGCTGATATAAAGGAGTAA
- a CDS encoding HAD family hydrolase — MITSIVFDVDDTIYDQQAPYRLAMEKCFPDFDMSQMNQAYIRFRHYSDIGFPRVMAGEWTTEYFRFWRCKETLLEFGYREIDEAEGNHFQEIYEHELENITMLDEMRMTLDFLKSKNVPMGIITNGPTEHQLKKVKKLGLYDYVDPKRVIVSQATGFQKPEKEIFNLAAEQFDMNPATTLYVGDSYDNDVMGAKNGGWHAMWFNHRGRSLKAGTKPVYDVAIDNFEQLYGAVKVLFDLPDNKFIFDVNDKKNPILEMGLNNGLMMAAERLLESNMSIDKVVILLRLDAKQEKILRTKYIN; from the coding sequence ATGATAACCTCAATTGTTTTTGACGTCGATGATACCATTTATGATCAGCAGGCACCTTATCGTTTGGCGATGGAGAAGTGCTTTCCTGATTTTGATATGAGCCAGATGAACCAAGCTTACATTCGTTTTAGACACTATTCTGATATTGGTTTTCCGCGTGTTATGGCTGGAGAATGGACGACAGAATATTTCCGTTTTTGGCGTTGTAAAGAGACACTTTTAGAATTTGGGTATCGTGAGATTGATGAAGCTGAAGGTAATCATTTTCAAGAAATCTATGAGCATGAGTTAGAGAATATCACCATGCTTGACGAGATGCGCATGACCCTTGATTTCTTGAAGTCTAAGAATGTCCCCATGGGGATTATTACCAATGGTCCAACGGAGCATCAATTAAAAAAAGTGAAGAAGCTTGGGCTTTATGACTATGTTGATCCTAAACGTGTGATTGTGAGTCAGGCGACAGGATTTCAAAAACCTGAAAAAGAAATTTTTAATCTGGCAGCAGAGCAATTTGACATGAACCCCGCAACAACTCTTTATGTCGGAGATTCTTACGATAATGATGTTATGGGAGCTAAAAATGGCGGCTGGCATGCTATGTGGTTTAATCACCGCGGGCGCAGTCTAAAAGCTGGTACGAAACCTGTTTACGATGTCGCTATTGATAATTTTGAGCAGCTTTATGGAGCTGTGAAAGTTCTTTTTGACCTTCCCGATAACAAGTTCATTTTTGATGTTAATGATAAGAAAAACCCAATTCTTGAGATGGGGCTCAATAACGGACTTATGATGGCAGCTGAACGGCTTCTAGAGAGCAATATGAGTATTGACAAAGTGGTTATTTTGCTTCGCCTGGATGCCAAGCAAGAAAAAATCTTACGTACAAAATACATCAACTAA